Genomic DNA from uncultured Methanospirillum sp.:
ATTGAGAGTAGAGCGTTCATAGGAGAGAAAAAAATTTCAAGCACCATTCATAGTAAAGAATTGCAATCAGAAACAAAATCTGAACGTTTAGATCATCATCGTCTGATACACCGTTCAAAAAAAGATAAACCCCCTGAATCTACCTGAAAAAAACTTCGGTGAACCAAGTGGTTCACTCATGTGTAGATATATCAGATAATTTTATATCCTTCTGTTGATTGAGTGTCCGATATAATAATAACAACATAAAATTTAGGATATAACAGGGGGTATGGATGGATCTGAATATGAGTTTACAGTTTTCAGAGAATGATCTGGAAATTTCAAGGATTTTAACCGATGTGGGGTTGAAAAATAATGAGGCACGAGTCCTTGTCGTACTGTTCAAGGGGTATGATCTCACCTCACGGGAGATCGAACGGATCGTGGATCTCAGGCAACCTGAAGTGAGCATTGCCATAAACCAGCTGATTGACCGGAAGTGGGCACAGGTCACCAGTCTTATAACTGAAAAGAAAGGCCGGCCTGTCAAGGTGTATACACTCTCCCGGACTGTTGACAGCATCCTCGATCAGATCGAAGAACAGATCGAAGGAGAATACCGCGGCAGACTTGAGGTTATCGAACGGGTCAGGTCAATGGTTAAGGAGTCCAGGGTTACAGAATAATCCTAATACCATTATCTCTTCAGGTCATGGATCCGGATGTCTGTCATGGTCTGTGACCTGAATCCAGAAGGTGAACCCAAAAGATATATGACCCCTCCTCCGATATTCTCACCAAGGTGGTAAAAACGGCAGGGATTATGATCGATGCACGGGTGGACCGGATTCAGCAGCCAGATACACTGAGGTTCAGTCAGTTGGTCGCAGGGCAGAAGCATGTCTGCCAGTCAGTCGCATGTTGTGAAGACTTTTTCTCTTTTGGGAGAGCAGAATCCCCATTCCCGGTTCCTGATGATATCAGGGTTGAGATATCAGGTAAATCATGTCCCGGAACACTTGCCGATCCTGCCGGACTTCCTGAACTCAGGGAGGCCGTTAGCGGATTTTATGCACGTAACTACAATATAACTGCGGATGCAGACCGGATCATCATAGGGCATGGTGTAAAAGGGCTGGTCCTCCCGATCTTTACCATTCTTGCCGGGTCAGTCATCGTGCCTTCACCCGGATGGCTGGGTTATCTGCCGCAACTTAGAATTCTCAACAAGCCGTATTACCGGTTGTATGGCCATTATGCCGCACAGTACAAGATACGCCCGACCCAGCTTGCTGCCATGCTAAAGGGTCTGGTCAAATCCCAGCATCTTCTGATCCTGAACAACCCGGGTTATCCGACCGGGAACCTTTACACTGAGAAAGACCTGAAGGAGATCGCAGCAATCTGTCGTGAGTCTAATACGCTGATCCTTGCAAATGAGGCGTACAGTCTTCTTACCTATGATCTCTCAAAGTTTGTAAGTATGGGTTCTATCTATCCGGAAGGGACATTTGTCCTGAACGGCCTCTCGATGGACAGGTCAGCAGGCGGTCTTCGCATCGGTACCTGTATCCTTCCTGAAGGTTCCGATCAGGCTCTCAAGGATGAGTTGATCAAGGTTCTTGCGACTGTGTATACTGCTGCAGTAACGCCGGTTCAGCAGGCTGCGATACCCGCCTACCTTCCGAATCCTGCGATGGATGCGTACCTGCATGATACCCGTGAGATTCACCGGATCATGACCACCCGGCTAGCAGCCCGGTGTGCAGCGATAGAGGGAGTCAGGACGATCATTCCTGAAGGTGGGTTCTCCTTCATGGTGGATCTCAATGTCATGATTGCTGAAATCCGGGCTGCCGGGATCCAATATTCTAATGATCTTGCTCCTGCCATGATACAGCACCCGTACCACATCGCCACCGTCACCGGCGAAGCGATGATGGCAGGATACGATGACTTCTACATCAGGTTCTCTGCCACTGACTACGACGGTACAGCAGCACTTGAGTCGTATCGATCAGTTCCTCCCAAGACCCCTTCTGACGAAGAGGCATTTTTCATGAGACACGGGGCACGGATGGCAATCGGTATAGAGATGTTCAGCCGCTGGGTCAGTGATGTGAGGTCAGGATCGTTCAAATTTGAGAAATCGGCTGAATAACCCAATTTTCTGTTACACCTTTTCCTTCCGAATTTCATATACTGAATCGTGACAGGTTGGTTAGTACACCGGCTGCTCCTGTATCTCCCACTTTTTGCATCCCAGCCTGATCAAAAACCACGCCGGTATTGCCAGTATCACTGATGAGAGTGAGGCCCAGGGGTTTGCAAACGCTATCGAGCTGAAGACCGCCGTGACCAGCCCAATGAGAAAGAAGTACCGCACCATAACCTTCACATCATACACGAGGACATTTGGTGAGAGCCCTGCAAGCCATACCGTTACTGCAAGAGTGAAGAACGAGGTGGAGAGAGCAAGCACGATCACCGGAACCAGGTAGACAGCCTGTCCTGAGATCATGCAGATGATCGCAAGGAATACAACTGGTATCACCTGTAACACCGTGAAACTTGCAATCTTGCTTATGATTACGGTCTTCACACTTACCGGAAGGCAGG
This window encodes:
- a CDS encoding pyridoxal phosphate-dependent aminotransferase codes for the protein MIDARVDRIQQPDTLRFSQLVAGQKHVCQSVACCEDFFSFGRAESPFPVPDDIRVEISGKSCPGTLADPAGLPELREAVSGFYARNYNITADADRIIIGHGVKGLVLPIFTILAGSVIVPSPGWLGYLPQLRILNKPYYRLYGHYAAQYKIRPTQLAAMLKGLVKSQHLLILNNPGYPTGNLYTEKDLKEIAAICRESNTLILANEAYSLLTYDLSKFVSMGSIYPEGTFVLNGLSMDRSAGGLRIGTCILPEGSDQALKDELIKVLATVYTAAVTPVQQAAIPAYLPNPAMDAYLHDTREIHRIMTTRLAARCAAIEGVRTIIPEGGFSFMVDLNVMIAEIRAAGIQYSNDLAPAMIQHPYHIATVTGEAMMAGYDDFYIRFSATDYDGTAALESYRSVPPKTPSDEEAFFMRHGARMAIGIEMFSRWVSDVRSGSFKFEKSAE